From Pelosinus fermentans DSM 17108, the proteins below share one genomic window:
- a CDS encoding FAD-linked oxidase C-terminal domain-containing protein: MGRNGKIPIEEKVSSIEKYLNAINEFFDAALLAGRTLSGEHGISITKRPHIAKALGEAGIYAENGQDPKGLLNPRKIW, encoded by the coding sequence ATGGGGAGAAACGGTAAGATTCCAATAGAAGAAAAAGTGAGTTCGATTGAAAAATATCTGAATGCCATCAATGAATTTTTCGATGCAGCTCTTTTAGCAGGGAGGACTTTATCTGGGGAGCACGGAATTAGCATAACAAAACGACCTCATATTGCCAAGGCTTTAGGTGAAGCAGGGATCTACGCTGAAAATGGTCAAGATCCTAAAGGCCTTCTTAATCCAAGGAAGATTTGGTAG
- a CDS encoding MFS transporter — protein MINNLLFDEERLMAKLRWRIVPYIFLLYIVAMMDRVNISFAALEMNKALAISSTAFGTIAGIFFIAYFFFEIPSNVIMHKVGARIWMARILFTWGLVTVFTGFVQDATQFGILRVLLGVAEAGFYPGMILYMTYWFPARHLARTIAIFMTGMAFNNILVGPISTWIMDNIQWLQMAGWRWLFILEGIPAVILGITTLYYLIDRPEQAKFLTKEEKEWLLTELKNEHEAKLAKIKISKWEALKDLRVWHLSIIFFGYVSTMYGLSMWMPQIIKALSKTLTNTQVGLISTIPYIFGVIAMILVARHSDKTMERRYHIGLPISSAFVGLIALTMTTDIFWSMLWIIVSIIGIYSFAGSFWTLPSAFLSEGTAAVGIAMINSIGNLGGFAGPYVVGYLKDLTNSTSGGMYFLACWALLTTLLTIAIPKKLITTHKPVEAANKVDTTVIV, from the coding sequence ATGATAAATAATTTACTTTTTGATGAAGAACGTTTAATGGCAAAATTGCGTTGGAGAATTGTTCCCTATATTTTTTTACTATACATTGTAGCAATGATGGATCGGGTCAATATTAGTTTTGCAGCACTTGAAATGAATAAAGCGCTCGCTATCTCCTCCACGGCTTTCGGTACCATCGCAGGTATATTTTTTATTGCTTATTTCTTTTTTGAAATTCCAAGCAACGTAATTATGCACAAGGTCGGTGCCCGGATTTGGATGGCTCGAATTCTTTTTACCTGGGGACTCGTTACTGTTTTTACTGGTTTTGTTCAAGATGCAACTCAATTTGGAATACTAAGAGTACTCCTTGGAGTTGCCGAAGCCGGATTTTATCCTGGAATGATTCTTTACATGACCTATTGGTTCCCAGCGAGACATCTAGCGAGAACAATCGCCATCTTTATGACAGGCATGGCATTCAATAACATTTTAGTAGGACCTATATCCACATGGATTATGGACAATATTCAATGGCTGCAGATGGCTGGCTGGCGCTGGCTGTTTATTCTGGAAGGCATTCCAGCCGTCATTCTCGGCATCACAACGCTTTATTATCTGATTGACCGCCCTGAACAAGCCAAATTCTTAACAAAAGAAGAAAAAGAATGGCTTTTAACGGAACTGAAAAACGAACATGAAGCCAAGCTTGCTAAAATTAAAATTTCTAAATGGGAAGCGCTTAAGGATCTTCGTGTCTGGCATCTTTCCATTATCTTTTTCGGTTATGTTAGCACCATGTATGGTCTTAGTATGTGGATGCCCCAAATCATTAAGGCATTATCGAAAACACTGACCAATACACAAGTTGGACTGATCTCAACAATCCCTTATATCTTCGGTGTGATCGCTATGATTTTAGTCGCTCGCCATTCAGATAAAACCATGGAACGGCGTTATCATATCGGCTTACCGATCTCCAGCGCATTTGTTGGTTTAATTGCCCTTACAATGACCACTGATATTTTCTGGTCTATGCTATGGATTATTGTGAGTATTATTGGTATTTACAGTTTTGCAGGAAGTTTCTGGACATTGCCAAGTGCTTTTCTATCAGAAGGAACTGCAGCTGTTGGTATTGCCATGATAAATTCCATCGGCAATTTAGGCGGCTTTGCTGGTCCCTACGTTGTAGGCTACTTAAAGGACCTTACTAACTCTACATCGGGTGGCATGTACTTTTTAGCCTGCTGGGCACTTCTCACTACCCTATTAACAATTGCTATACCAAAAAAACTAATTACAACTCATAAACCCGTAGAAGCTGCCAATAAAGTTGATACTACTGTAATTGTATAG
- a CDS encoding phosphogluconate dehydrogenase C-terminal domain-containing protein, which produces MNKKLVVSVIGAGGKMGTRVTNNLIKHPDTIELYYCENSEFGIKAIKERGVDVTPAEVAVPISDIVVLAVPDKIIYDVSVGIVKMMAANKSLIILDPAAAVAKELALRDDCTFVVTHPCHPSYFLDQDTYEARHDYFGGIAGKQDIVIGKIQGSEENFTKARMVSEIMFAPVVNSYVMGIRDIAFLEPTLVEILGATTLYAMAETVKEAERRGIPRAAAESFLAGHVYNLSANFLGKLGNTKVSDACLVAIDLGNRLVLRDDWKRIWDDEVLDNVIATMLHPHDPQI; this is translated from the coding sequence GTGAATAAAAAACTGGTTGTAAGTGTAATCGGTGCAGGCGGAAAAATGGGTACTCGAGTGACCAATAACTTAATAAAGCACCCTGATACAATTGAATTATATTATTGCGAGAACTCGGAGTTTGGGATAAAAGCCATCAAAGAGCGGGGGGTTGATGTTACCCCTGCTGAAGTTGCAGTACCCATAAGCGATATTGTTGTTCTAGCTGTTCCTGATAAAATTATTTATGATGTTTCTGTTGGTATCGTGAAGATGATGGCGGCTAATAAAAGTTTAATTATTTTAGATCCAGCAGCAGCAGTGGCTAAAGAATTGGCTTTACGGGATGATTGTACTTTTGTTGTCACTCATCCCTGCCATCCTTCCTATTTCTTAGACCAGGACACCTATGAGGCAAGACATGACTATTTTGGCGGAATTGCTGGGAAACAGGACATTGTGATTGGCAAAATTCAAGGTTCTGAGGAAAACTTCACGAAAGCCAGAATGGTGAGCGAAATCATGTTTGCACCTGTTGTAAATAGTTATGTTATGGGGATTCGAGATATTGCTTTTTTAGAACCAACTTTAGTGGAAATTTTAGGAGCAACAACCTTATATGCAATGGCAGAAACGGTTAAAGAGGCGGAACGACGCGGCATTCCAAGAGCCGCTGCCGAATCCTTTCTGGCTGGTCATGTATATAATCTTTCGGCTAATTTCCTCGGCAAGTTGGGCAATACGAAGGTTTCAGATGCCTGTCTTGTTGCAATTGATCTTGGCAATCGACTGGTACTTCGAGATGACTGGAAAAGAATTTGGGATGATGAAGTCTTAGATAATGTGATCGCGACTATGCTTCACCCCCATGATCCCCAAATTTAG
- a CDS encoding transketolase family protein — protein sequence MSNYKGTREAFSQALIDLAQEDDRFVFVSADSLKAMRATAFAEKFPDRYIEVGIAEQNAVAVAAGLASCGLIPYVGTYGGFITMRACEQLRTFVAYPGLHVNFIGINGGVFGGEREGVTHQFFEDLGIVRSIPGITVVAPADAHQVYQAVKAISKIDGPVYLRAGSGREHVVYDQETPFELGKIRVLGKYGNHAALFANGFILYRAIEAAKRLNEQGIQVTLVDVHTLKPIDVEGITAILQDCGAAVTVEDHNIIGGLGDAISKVSTEHCPVRIERVGLQDIFPSSGPAEEVADYYGMSVNHIVDAVKKVLQRK from the coding sequence ATGAGTAATTATAAAGGAACAAGAGAAGCTTTTTCCCAAGCGTTAATTGATCTGGCGCAAGAGGACGATCGATTCGTATTTGTATCTGCCGATTCGCTAAAAGCCATGAGAGCTACGGCTTTTGCAGAAAAATTTCCTGACAGATACATTGAAGTCGGCATTGCAGAGCAGAATGCTGTTGCTGTTGCTGCTGGACTTGCTAGCTGCGGTCTTATTCCTTATGTCGGCACATATGGCGGTTTTATTACGATGAGAGCATGTGAACAATTGCGAACCTTTGTTGCTTATCCCGGTTTACATGTGAATTTTATCGGTATAAACGGCGGCGTTTTTGGCGGTGAGCGTGAAGGCGTTACCCATCAGTTCTTTGAGGATTTGGGCATTGTCCGAAGTATTCCAGGCATTACAGTAGTTGCCCCTGCGGATGCTCATCAAGTTTACCAGGCAGTCAAAGCTATTTCAAAGATTGACGGTCCTGTTTATTTAAGAGCAGGCAGTGGACGGGAGCATGTCGTCTATGATCAAGAGACACCTTTTGAGCTGGGAAAAATTAGAGTGTTAGGTAAGTATGGAAATCATGCTGCACTCTTTGCCAATGGCTTTATTTTATACAGAGCGATTGAAGCAGCCAAACGTCTCAATGAACAAGGAATTCAGGTTACATTAGTCGATGTTCATACCTTAAAACCCATTGATGTAGAGGGAATTACGGCTATTTTGCAGGACTGCGGTGCTGCCGTTACCGTTGAAGATCACAATATCATCGGGGGACTTGGGGATGCTATTTCCAAAGTGAGTACAGAACATTGCCCTGTACGTATTGAACGAGTGGGTCTGCAAGATATTTTCCCAAGCTCTGGCCCTGCTGAAGAAGTAGCCGATTATTATGGAATGTCGGTCAATCATATTGTGGATGCTGTCAAAAAAGTCTTACAAAGAAAGTAA
- the dcuC gene encoding C4-dicarboxylate transporter DcuC: MIWIGILIVALTFLAIIRRYETRLVLFVAGVAMALVVGKPLVAIDAFAKTMVSGGLVTTICTVMGFSYVMKLTGCDSHLVNLLTSLLKQAKFILIPGAVIVTWIINIALPSTAGCAAAVGAVLIPTLIVSGVHPAMAAACVMSGTIGSVMSPGLAHNPFVAKLANVDVMTVIAGHTIPALISLAVAATMLTIVCHLRKEGASAERSTEIASGGEKFKVNVVKAVVPVIPLVLLVLGSKMVALIPEVTVPQAMIIGAMLGFVVTWGNAQEISKSFFKGMGDSYGEIVGIIIAAAVFTQGMDTIGLTGALIENMKESQDVARYAASIGPFFLAVLSGSGDAAALAFNGAVTPHAAQFGFKITDMGSLATISGGLGRTMSPVAGGAIVCATIAGVNPMEIAKRTAPGMFCALVAVLIVFSFN, encoded by the coding sequence ATGATTTGGATTGGTATTTTAATTGTAGCTTTAACATTTCTTGCTATCATCAGACGTTATGAAACCAGGCTGGTTCTATTTGTAGCTGGCGTGGCAATGGCTTTAGTTGTTGGCAAGCCTTTAGTAGCAATAGATGCTTTCGCGAAAACAATGGTTAGCGGAGGGCTTGTAACAACGATCTGTACAGTGATGGGCTTTTCTTATGTAATGAAACTAACTGGCTGTGATAGTCATCTGGTAAACTTATTAACGAGTTTACTAAAGCAAGCTAAGTTTATCCTGATACCAGGAGCGGTTATCGTAACATGGATCATTAATATTGCTTTACCGAGTACCGCTGGCTGTGCTGCCGCTGTTGGCGCCGTATTAATACCTACATTGATCGTATCTGGCGTACACCCTGCGATGGCTGCAGCTTGTGTCATGTCTGGTACGATTGGCAGTGTCATGAGTCCTGGTCTTGCACATAATCCATTTGTGGCAAAATTAGCCAATGTTGATGTGATGACAGTGATTGCTGGTCATACTATTCCTGCCCTTATTTCTCTTGCTGTTGCAGCAACAATGCTAACGATTGTTTGTCATTTGCGAAAAGAAGGTGCCAGTGCTGAGAGATCTACTGAAATTGCTAGTGGTGGTGAAAAATTTAAGGTTAACGTTGTAAAAGCTGTAGTTCCTGTCATTCCTCTGGTCTTGTTGGTACTAGGGAGCAAAATGGTTGCTCTGATTCCTGAGGTTACAGTTCCCCAAGCTATGATTATAGGTGCCATGCTTGGATTTGTCGTAACATGGGGCAATGCACAAGAAATATCCAAAAGCTTTTTTAAGGGCATGGGTGACTCTTATGGAGAAATAGTGGGTATTATCATTGCAGCAGCTGTGTTCACCCAGGGAATGGATACCATTGGACTTACGGGTGCACTGATTGAAAATATGAAAGAATCACAGGATGTAGCAAGATATGCGGCATCCATCGGTCCATTTTTTCTCGCAGTTTTAAGTGGATCAGGTGATGCGGCTGCTCTTGCCTTCAATGGTGCAGTTACTCCGCATGCTGCGCAGTTTGGGTTTAAAATTACAGATATGGGCTCCCTTGCTACAATATCTGGTGGTTTAGGACGTACAATGTCTCCTGTTGCTGGTGGTGCCATTGTATGTGCAACAATAGCTGGTGTAAATCCGATGGAGATCGCTAAACGTACCGCCCCAGGAATGTTTTGTGCCCTTGTTGCTGTCTTAATTGTTTTTTCATTCAACTAA
- a CDS encoding YggT family protein: MENNRVYRSNENNVVFRRIVYYILGVFEALFAFRLIFKLLGANPESAFVSFIYTISGNFLAPFSGIFRAAVNKGIETQSVLEPTTIIAMVVYVFIGYGIVRLVKIYESSKTRRLQ, translated from the coding sequence ATGGAAAATAACAGAGTTTACAGATCTAATGAGAATAACGTGGTATTTAGAAGAATCGTGTATTATATACTCGGTGTATTTGAGGCTCTTTTTGCCTTTCGACTTATTTTCAAACTCCTTGGGGCAAATCCTGAGAGTGCCTTTGTGTCATTTATTTATACTATTTCAGGAAATTTCCTGGCCCCCTTCAGTGGTATTTTTAGAGCTGCGGTAAATAAAGGGATTGAAACGCAGTCGGTTCTGGAGCCTACTACCATTATAGCTATGGTTGTTTATGTGTTTATTGGCTATGGAATAGTAAGGTTAGTTAAAATTTACGAAAGCTCTAAAACGAGAAGATTACAATGA
- a CDS encoding DMSO/selenate family reductase complex B subunit, with protein MSKQIAFYVEQKHCMGCSACQIACKDKHNLPLGQNFRQIHAYEGGDFTISGNVVYQNTYAYWIPVSCNHCVDAPCIAVCPSKAIFKRQEDGLVLINEKSCIGCRRCFAVCPYQAPQFDAANGKMKKCDFCQDLLQQGTAPACVSACPMRVLGYGELSELQKKYGDTSWVKGLPNTAKIKPAWVLVPHRDAVDV; from the coding sequence ATGAGCAAGCAGATCGCATTTTATGTTGAGCAAAAACATTGTATGGGCTGCAGTGCCTGCCAAATTGCCTGCAAAGATAAGCATAATCTGCCTCTCGGTCAGAATTTTAGACAAATTCATGCCTATGAAGGCGGCGATTTTACCATTTCCGGCAATGTTGTTTATCAAAATACCTATGCCTATTGGATACCGGTTAGCTGCAATCATTGTGTAGATGCTCCTTGCATTGCCGTGTGTCCAAGTAAAGCGATATTCAAAAGACAAGAAGATGGATTGGTGCTGATTAACGAAAAGAGCTGTATTGGCTGCCGCCGTTGTTTTGCAGTTTGTCCTTATCAGGCACCACAGTTTGATGCTGCCAACGGTAAGATGAAGAAATGTGACTTCTGCCAGGATCTCTTGCAGCAAGGAACCGCGCCGGCTTGTGTTTCAGCCTGCCCTATGCGTGTGCTGGGATATGGCGAGCTCAGTGAATTACAGAAAAAGTATGGTGATACCAGCTGGGTAAAGGGACTGCCCAATACAGCAAAAATCAAACCAGCCTGGGTCCTGGTACCCCACCGTGATGCAGTCGATGTATGA
- a CDS encoding transketolase, giving the protein MLKNDNNIDLQSKANQLRLDVVQMVHRAKDGHPGPALSIADIIAVLYFKELKIDANNPQWEDRDRFILSKGHACTVLYAALARSGFFSIDECRGLRSLGSMLQGHPDMNKTPGIDMTSGSLGNGLSLGVGIALAAKYRKKSYTTYVVMGDGEIQEGIVWEAAMCASKYQLNNLILFIDSNGWQSGDSIEQVSGLLPILPKWQAFNWHCQTIDGHDFTQIINAIDQAKKSPQPSVIIADTVKGKGLAYMENDNSWHKRVPDDEQLTIALKTLGGDVNE; this is encoded by the coding sequence ATGCTTAAAAACGACAATAATATTGATTTACAATCCAAAGCGAATCAATTACGGTTGGATGTAGTCCAAATGGTGCATAGGGCAAAAGACGGACATCCAGGTCCAGCTCTTTCCATAGCGGATATCATAGCTGTTTTATATTTTAAAGAATTAAAGATTGATGCAAACAATCCTCAGTGGGAAGATCGCGATCGTTTTATTCTTTCCAAAGGTCATGCCTGCACCGTACTATATGCAGCACTGGCAAGGAGCGGATTCTTCTCAATTGACGAATGCAGAGGACTTAGAAGTTTGGGCAGTATGCTGCAGGGTCATCCCGATATGAACAAGACCCCAGGTATTGACATGACCTCCGGCTCCCTGGGAAATGGCTTATCTCTTGGAGTAGGTATAGCATTAGCAGCAAAATATCGTAAAAAGTCGTATACCACTTATGTTGTAATGGGGGATGGAGAAATCCAAGAAGGAATTGTATGGGAAGCTGCCATGTGCGCCAGTAAATATCAATTAAATAATTTAATTTTATTTATTGATAGTAATGGGTGGCAGAGCGGGGACAGTATTGAACAGGTAAGTGGTCTCTTACCAATTCTGCCTAAGTGGCAAGCTTTTAACTGGCATTGCCAAACCATTGATGGACATGATTTTACACAAATTATAAATGCCATTGATCAGGCAAAAAAGAGCCCGCAGCCCTCCGTTATTATCGCAGATACTGTCAAGGGTAAGGGTCTTGCTTATATGGAAAATGATAATTCTTGGCATAAACGAGTTCCTGATGACGAACAACTTACCATTGCATTAAAAACATTAGGCGGTGATGTAAATGAGTAA
- a CDS encoding FadR/GntR family transcriptional regulator: protein MNVKQNNEFDFSILLTPKPNESSVDYVINNIKELLLTKKIIPGDRLPPEMELAKLLSVSRGSIREAMKILAAFGIIEIRRGDGTYVSSDIEGKVLFDPLLFSFILSQPEFEELKELRLLLEKDVIRLVIKNANDDDVQALRKCYEIMEVLKNNNEQMYDKVLECDLEFHRILGKITRNKLLEKIYNFVMEYFKPFIAQSIRKHTYFSLESKQTHKNILEAIEKRDFVTAEKAVEDSVEVWKNLIFK, encoded by the coding sequence GTGAACGTAAAGCAAAATAATGAATTTGATTTTTCAATATTGTTAACGCCGAAGCCAAATGAATCATCTGTTGATTATGTTATAAATAATATTAAGGAATTGCTGTTAACTAAAAAAATAATACCTGGCGACAGGCTGCCTCCTGAAATGGAACTGGCTAAGTTATTATCTGTTAGCAGAGGGTCTATTCGAGAAGCAATGAAGATACTGGCCGCTTTTGGTATAATTGAAATAAGACGCGGCGACGGTACGTATGTGTCCTCTGATATTGAAGGTAAAGTTTTATTTGATCCTCTGTTGTTTAGTTTTATACTTTCTCAGCCAGAATTTGAAGAGTTAAAAGAATTACGCCTGCTATTAGAGAAAGATGTCATTCGCCTTGTAATAAAAAATGCCAATGATGATGATGTTCAAGCCTTGCGAAAGTGTTATGAAATCATGGAAGTTCTTAAAAATAATAATGAGCAAATGTATGACAAGGTTTTAGAATGTGACTTGGAATTTCATCGTATTCTTGGTAAAATCACAAGAAATAAACTGTTAGAAAAAATATATAATTTTGTGATGGAGTATTTCAAACCGTTTATTGCACAAAGTATTCGGAAACATACGTATTTTAGTTTGGAATCGAAGCAAACCCATAAGAATATTTTAGAAGCCATTGAAAAAAGGGACTTTGTTACGGCAGAAAAAGCTGTGGAAGACTCGGTTGAAGTATGGAAAAATCTTATTTTTAAATAA
- a CDS encoding DMSO/selenate family reductase complex A subunit produces the protein MCKNVIKGARDMTDTTFQEETIIRTSGSHNCGGRCIVKAHVKDGRIVRITSDDERPDTDKRPQLRGCLRCRAYRSYLYHEDRLKYPMKRIGKRGEGLFERISWEEALDTIADHTKRIMAEYGPEAIYLSYATGNAGKTSEQVWMRRLLALYGGYLDYYGTYSSACTNAATPYTYGTVNSGSSREDWVNSKLIILMGFNPAATIHGTNTAYYLKKAKEAGAKIICIDPLYSDTAVALADQWIPIRPTTDSALLDAMAYVIITENLQDQVFLDTYCLGFDEDHMPEGIPAGNSYKSYILGTGTDQVPKTPAWAERSTGIPREIIIQLAREYALNKPGALIQGFGPQRHAYGEQPPRSGAALAAMTGNIGIKGGWASGCGSPCRKQYVGSIPINNPCKAAISMYMWPLAIQKGTELGKREGVRGVDKLSANIKLIFNLAGNCLINQHSDTNGTAELLGDENLAQFIVVSDHFLTSSAKFADILLPGDNFMEREDIVLPWSAGDYVLFMNKAVDTVYECRNGYDWIRDLAERLELTAEFTQGKTLEDWLRFIVDETRKENPGFPSYEEFKEKGVYDWEYEEPAIAFKEQIEDPRHHPFPTPSGKIEFFSSRLWELDKPAEVPAIPKYIPAWEGPEDPLRGTYPLQCIGHHTKRRVHSMFDNNDWMEEAEAQVFWISIYDAKKRGIKNGERVCIYNTRGKVILTAKVTPRIMPGVISIPQGGWWSPDKEGTDQRGCINTLTKYQPTPLAFANPQHTNLVEVAKLDQMEAEK, from the coding sequence ATGTGCAAAAATGTAATTAAGGGAGCAAGAGATATGACGGATACAACATTCCAAGAAGAAACCATTATACGGACATCAGGCTCCCATAATTGCGGCGGTCGCTGCATTGTTAAAGCTCATGTAAAAGACGGACGCATTGTTCGTATTACCAGTGATGATGAACGTCCCGATACGGATAAAAGACCCCAATTGCGTGGCTGCCTTCGCTGCCGGGCCTACAGGAGCTATTTGTATCATGAGGACCGGCTGAAGTATCCGATGAAGCGAATTGGTAAACGGGGAGAAGGTCTATTTGAACGTATTTCCTGGGAAGAAGCCTTAGATACGATTGCAGATCATACGAAACGAATTATGGCTGAGTACGGTCCAGAGGCCATTTATCTTTCCTACGCAACAGGCAATGCCGGGAAAACGTCGGAACAGGTCTGGATGAGACGGCTGCTGGCACTCTATGGAGGCTATTTAGATTACTATGGAACCTATAGCTCAGCTTGTACCAACGCCGCAACCCCATATACATATGGGACTGTCAATAGTGGCAGCAGCCGAGAAGATTGGGTTAATTCGAAGCTTATCATTCTGATGGGATTTAACCCGGCTGCAACCATTCATGGAACGAATACAGCCTATTATCTAAAAAAGGCTAAGGAAGCCGGGGCAAAAATTATTTGCATTGATCCTCTGTATTCAGATACCGCTGTTGCTCTGGCTGATCAATGGATACCCATTCGCCCTACCACCGATAGTGCTCTTTTGGATGCAATGGCCTATGTGATCATTACAGAAAATCTGCAGGATCAGGTATTCTTGGATACCTATTGTCTCGGTTTTGATGAGGATCATATGCCGGAAGGTATTCCAGCGGGAAACTCATACAAAAGCTATATTCTTGGTACGGGTACAGATCAGGTTCCTAAAACCCCTGCCTGGGCGGAAAGATCAACAGGCATTCCAAGGGAGATCATTATTCAGCTGGCTAGGGAATATGCCCTGAATAAACCGGGTGCGCTCATCCAGGGATTTGGACCCCAGCGCCATGCCTATGGCGAACAGCCGCCCCGCAGTGGGGCGGCCCTTGCTGCAATGACAGGAAACATTGGCATAAAAGGCGGCTGGGCTTCTGGCTGCGGTTCACCATGCCGCAAACAGTATGTTGGTTCGATTCCTATCAATAACCCCTGCAAAGCAGCAATCTCCATGTACATGTGGCCGCTGGCAATTCAAAAAGGGACTGAACTAGGGAAAAGAGAGGGAGTCCGGGGTGTTGATAAGCTGTCAGCCAACATTAAGCTAATATTTAATCTCGCCGGTAACTGCCTCATCAATCAGCATTCTGATACGAATGGAACGGCAGAACTGTTAGGCGATGAAAATTTAGCTCAATTTATTGTAGTCAGTGATCATTTTCTTACAAGCAGCGCGAAATTTGCCGATATCTTGCTGCCGGGTGATAATTTCATGGAGCGGGAAGATATTGTATTACCCTGGTCTGCCGGTGATTATGTATTGTTTATGAATAAGGCAGTGGATACGGTTTATGAATGCCGAAACGGATATGACTGGATCAGGGATTTAGCTGAAAGATTGGAACTTACAGCTGAATTTACCCAAGGAAAAACGCTGGAAGACTGGCTGCGTTTTATTGTCGATGAAACCCGCAAAGAAAATCCTGGTTTTCCCTCCTATGAAGAATTTAAAGAAAAAGGTGTATATGACTGGGAGTATGAGGAACCTGCAATTGCCTTTAAGGAGCAGATTGAAGATCCCCGGCACCATCCATTTCCCACCCCTTCCGGGAAAATCGAATTTTTCTCATCACGCTTATGGGAATTGGATAAGCCTGCTGAAGTGCCTGCCATTCCCAAATATATTCCCGCCTGGGAAGGACCGGAAGATCCTCTGCGGGGCACGTATCCGCTGCAATGTATTGGTCATCATACCAAACGGCGTGTGCATTCCATGTTTGATAATAATGACTGGATGGAGGAGGCAGAAGCACAAGTCTTTTGGATTAGCATATATGATGCAAAAAAGCGCGGCATAAAAAATGGTGAAAGGGTTTGTATCTATAATACCCGGGGTAAAGTCATACTCACCGCTAAAGTCACTCCCCGCATTATGCCCGGGGTGATTTCGATACCCCAGGGGGGCTGGTGGTCACCGGATAAGGAGGGGACCGACCAACGCGGCTGCATCAATACATTAACCAAATACCAGCCGACGCCACTGGCTTTTGCGAATCCTCAGCATACCAACCTGGTTGAAGTGGCGAAACTGGATCAAATGGAGGCAGAGAAATGA